The Aureitalea marina genome includes a window with the following:
- the lpxB gene encoding lipid-A-disaccharide synthase: protein MKYYIIAGEASGDLHGSNLMKQLLDLDPEAEIRFWGGDLMEEVGGTLVKHYRDLAFMGFVEVLFNLRTILRNISFCKEDIAKFDPDLLIFIDYPGFNLRIAQWAKEQGYKTHYYISPQIWAWKEGRIKKIKRDVDAMYVILPFEKDFYEKKHQFPVHFVGHPLIDAIADRPLIDPIQFQREHKLDDRPIVAVLPGSRKQEIRTMLKVMLTQVDQFPDHQFVIAGAPSQPDSMYREIIGDRSVALIMNKTYDLLSVASAALVTSGTATLETALFKVPEVVCYKGNWISYQIAKRVINLSYISLVNLILDKPAVVELIQSDFNPKALNKALSDILDDYNRAVLFMDYYDLENKLGGKGASRKTAELMVDAAG, encoded by the coding sequence ACCTGGATCCCGAGGCCGAGATCCGTTTTTGGGGTGGTGATCTGATGGAGGAAGTAGGTGGCACTTTGGTCAAACATTACCGCGACCTGGCCTTTATGGGTTTTGTGGAGGTGCTGTTTAACCTCAGGACCATCTTGAGAAATATTTCCTTCTGCAAGGAGGATATTGCAAAATTTGACCCTGATCTGCTGATCTTTATCGATTATCCTGGTTTTAACCTGAGGATCGCCCAATGGGCCAAAGAGCAGGGATATAAGACACATTACTACATCTCTCCGCAGATCTGGGCTTGGAAAGAGGGGCGCATTAAAAAGATCAAACGGGATGTGGACGCTATGTATGTGATCCTTCCCTTTGAGAAGGACTTCTACGAAAAGAAACATCAGTTCCCTGTTCACTTTGTAGGCCATCCCCTAATCGATGCCATAGCGGATCGACCTTTGATCGATCCGATACAATTCCAGAGAGAGCACAAGCTAGACGATAGACCCATCGTTGCTGTTCTCCCGGGTAGTCGGAAACAGGAGATACGAACCATGCTGAAGGTGATGCTCACCCAAGTGGATCAGTTTCCGGACCACCAGTTCGTAATAGCCGGAGCTCCCAGCCAGCCGGATTCCATGTACCGGGAGATCATCGGTGATCGATCTGTAGCATTGATCATGAACAAAACATACGATCTGCTTAGCGTAGCCAGCGCTGCCTTGGTCACCTCAGGGACCGCAACTCTAGAAACGGCCCTCTTCAAAGTACCGGAAGTGGTTTGTTATAAAGGCAATTGGATCTCTTATCAGATCGCCAAGCGAGTGATCAACTTGAGCTATATTTCCTTGGTCAACCTGATATTGGACAAACCAGCGGTGGTGGAATTGATTCAGTCTGACTTCAATCCCAAGGCCTTGAATAAAGCACTTTCAGACATCCTGGATGACTATAACCGGGCAGTTCTATTTATGGACTACTACGACCTGGAAAACAAGCTGGGAGGCAAAGGTGCCAGCCGTAAAACGGCCGAGTTGATGGTAGACGCCGCGGGTTGA